In a single window of the Streptomyces sp. CGMCC 4.7035 genome:
- a CDS encoding DUF3040 domain-containing protein — translation MPLSEHEQRMLEQMERALYAEDPKFATALEGSGLRTYTRRRVYQAVAGFLVGIALLMAGMVAQQIWISVVGFLVMLGCAVLAVTGWRKAPKPGEQGAPGARRQVRQRRSMMDRIEQRWQRRRDEQGQ, via the coding sequence GTGCCGCTCTCGGAGCACGAGCAGCGAATGCTCGAGCAGATGGAGCGAGCGCTGTACGCCGAAGATCCCAAGTTCGCGACAGCGCTTGAGGGAAGCGGGCTGCGTACGTACACCCGGCGACGGGTCTACCAGGCGGTCGCGGGCTTCCTGGTGGGTATCGCGCTCCTCATGGCCGGAATGGTCGCGCAGCAGATCTGGATCAGTGTGGTCGGGTTCCTGGTCATGCTGGGCTGCGCCGTGCTCGCCGTGACCGGTTGGCGCAAGGCCCCCAAGCCGGGTGAGCAGGGGGCGCCAGGCGCCCGCAGGCAGGTCCGGCAGCGACGCTCCATGATGGACCGCATCGAACAACGCTGGCAGCGACGCCGGGACGAACAGGGCCAGTAG
- a CDS encoding SAV_6107 family HEPN domain-containing protein encodes MASYHAAAAPRRRATGPAPSLTGPASDVHPVLRRATAPPAALDLLAQARAGLDEAALLETPNERYATAHLAALRTAAAVLAARGRPEPTARRRAKIRSAWEVLPEIAPELTEWSALFASGAARRARAEAGIKGAAGTRDADDLIREVAMFLRLVERMLGLQPVLPQPRQEEERGMPDAG; translated from the coding sequence ATGGCCAGCTATCACGCAGCCGCCGCACCCCGGCGCCGCGCCACCGGCCCTGCCCCCTCACTGACCGGCCCGGCGAGCGATGTGCACCCCGTGCTGCGCCGGGCCACGGCCCCGCCCGCCGCACTCGACCTGCTCGCCCAGGCCCGCGCCGGACTCGACGAGGCGGCCCTCCTCGAAACGCCCAACGAGCGGTACGCGACAGCTCATCTGGCGGCCCTGCGCACGGCCGCCGCCGTACTCGCCGCGCGCGGCCGCCCGGAGCCCACCGCCCGGCGCCGCGCCAAGATCAGGAGCGCCTGGGAAGTGCTCCCCGAGATCGCGCCCGAACTCACCGAGTGGAGCGCGCTGTTCGCCTCCGGCGCCGCCCGTCGCGCCCGTGCCGAGGCCGGCATCAAGGGCGCGGCCGGCACCCGCGACGCTGACGACCTGATACGGGAGGTGGCGATGTTCCTGCGCCTGGTCGAGCGCATGCTGGGACTCCAGCCGGTCCTGCCGCAGCCACGGCAGGAGGAGGAACGGGGGATGCCCGACGCGGGGTGA
- a CDS encoding methyltransferase has translation MSDPMRPRASLRTAVVWEVLKDALDRRVKATGRDVLDVLDTGGGSGNFAVPVARLGHRVTVVDPSPNALFALERRAAEAGVADRVQGVQGDAHGLFDVVERGGYDAVLCHGVLEYVDDPAEGVRNAVDALRPEGVLSLLAAGLGGAVLARALAGHFKEAKQALEDPNGRWGAGDPVPHRFTAEQLTALVEDAGLRVAAVHGVRVFADLVPGVLVDTEPGALEALLKLEAAAAELPSFHSVATQLHVLGETREAAEA, from the coding sequence GTGTCGGACCCGATGCGCCCCCGCGCCTCCCTCCGTACCGCCGTGGTCTGGGAGGTCCTCAAGGACGCCCTCGACCGCCGCGTCAAGGCCACGGGGCGGGACGTGCTGGACGTCCTCGACACCGGCGGCGGCAGCGGTAACTTCGCGGTGCCCGTCGCCCGCCTCGGCCACCGTGTCACCGTCGTGGACCCCAGCCCGAACGCACTGTTCGCACTGGAGCGCCGGGCCGCCGAGGCCGGTGTCGCCGACCGGGTACAGGGCGTTCAGGGTGACGCCCACGGCCTCTTCGACGTGGTCGAGCGCGGCGGCTACGACGCGGTGCTGTGCCACGGCGTCCTGGAGTACGTGGACGACCCGGCCGAGGGCGTCCGCAACGCGGTGGACGCGCTGCGCCCCGAAGGCGTTCTCAGCCTGCTTGCCGCCGGTCTCGGCGGCGCGGTGCTCGCGCGGGCCCTCGCCGGGCACTTCAAGGAGGCCAAGCAGGCGCTGGAGGACCCGAACGGCCGCTGGGGCGCGGGCGACCCCGTGCCGCACCGCTTCACCGCGGAACAGCTCACCGCGCTCGTCGAGGACGCGGGCCTGCGCGTAGCTGCCGTGCACGGCGTCCGGGTCTTCGCGGACCTCGTCCCCGGCGTCCTGGTGGACACCGAGCCGGGCGCCCTGGAGGCGCTGCTCAAGCTGGAGGCCGCGGCCGCCGAGCTTCCCTCGTTCCACTCCGTGGCCACGCAGCTCCATGTCCTCGGCGAGACCAGGGAAGCAGCCGAGGCCTGA